The Paralichthys olivaceus isolate ysfri-2021 chromosome 2, ASM2471397v2, whole genome shotgun sequence genomic interval ttatattgtttatttttttatcattagtCTTCTTGTATCATACGTTCCTGAATGTAATATTTGCCCTTCTCACAGGTTGAATCAGTAataatgtcataaaaactttttttgttgcaAAGTCCTatctcacaatattaaaaaattaaaattaaaattcctGGAGCTAAACCAAAATTTAATAGGTTCCTTTCTTGGGTCATGCCAGACCCTCTCCACAAAATTCAATGGAACTCTTCTAagtagttttttgtgtaattctataaacaaacaaatgcagaaactCCTTGGGGGAGGTAACGTCAAAGGATAAAGTGAGTTTTTGCAGAAAAGAGTCCAAAAAGCGTAATACCTTGATGTAGAGCTCTAGCTGTGGGTAGACCTTCCACACTCTCAGGAGAATAGAGAAAAACGTCTTGTGGGGTAATGAGGTAGTGACCACGTGTGTGACTTCAGGAAAAGTATAAACATTAAAGCCAGACGTCTCATAGCGCTTCAGAAGCTCCTCGTCAGCCTTGTTTTCTCCTTCACTCAGAATACTGCCGATAGCACAGCGGCACTGTGGTCCAGGCACCTACAGGAACAAGACAACGgatcaaatgaataaataaattcatatttaataaaGAGGGATAGGTTATATTAAGATGACACATATAAATAAGACAGACTGATAGATACGTCGGATAAAAGAGATGCTCAGACTCAGAAGTCTTCattatttgagtttttttctcattccagTGATTTCAAATGCCATAATTATACAGATCCTCTGACACCAACAACACTGACAGATTAATACCATcaagaaataaaaatgctaTTTGGACATCTATAAACACTCCATGTTGGCTTGTGTTCTATGTCGGACCTGGTTGTACGAAACCCAAacactgcatcatcatcataaatATAAGGGTGTGTAATATAAGGCAATTTTATGGTAGTGCGTAGCACACATTTAAAAGCTGATACCCTCTGTGATGTTGACCAGGTGTCAAAGTTAAAGAGAAAATATGGTCATTAATAGAAGCTCTAATTGGAGCATTTGGCTGTGAAGCAATTATTGCTCCTTCTTCCACACTGAGCACCCTGGTGCCCATTAAaataagaagagagagatacTTTTTTCCAATGAATATACTCCTGGGACTTCCAAGACTTTCTCCCCACTGTGCTGTGCTGAGCTGAGCACCACTGACGGTTTATGTGATAAATAAGCTGGAACAAGCCAATTTGTTCAAACCTATCAATGCTGCGCTTCAAGCACAGttggtgtgtctgtgagtgcctgtttcctcctctgttcctcaTCACACAGGCCAGAGTGGAAATCACTGAGCACTGCAGACCAGGCTCACAAGGTTTCACACTCTCAGATTCTGCTTTGTTTGGCAGATTGAGTATCATTATGAATATAGTTAAATCTGTGATTGTATAGAACATTTTACAAGCTCAACCCTCCGACTATTTTACAGATTTGGCTACGAGGCAAAGAGGTTACAATAATTGTTGAATTCATTTATTGACAGACGATTACTCAGACACTGATTTGACAATTTAGAAAGTTACAAAAATCAATTAGAATGATACTCAATAGAGGACATACCTCGTACAAGGCAACAGTCCtcaaaattcaatcaagctgcaccacattgaTATTAGTTTCCTgactataaattattttttcagcaagatccatgaattattccctgggaaatcgatgaaaatgtcaaaaaaagacgcTCTGTGTTGTGgtaagtgataaaaaaaatcctggatccgcaccCAAAGTGTTGAAAGTGTCATGATACTCAGTTCAATAGTCGTTACGCAATGCTGCTTAATAttagacagacaaacaaacactaaagAAAAATGAAGCTCCTTGGCGACAGTAAAAAAGTCTTTAATTTATCTTTTCTCTGATTCAACTCAATATCTTTGGATAGTGACTGCTGATTAgacaaaatacaacattttgatgaatgcattgttttttattgaaaatcTGCTTGAATGACAAAAGTGAAACCTCCTCTGCTGTTTCATAAATACTGAACTAAAAAAAGCTTTGTTTGCTTGGTAAAGATAATGAAGGACAGATTCCATAGGTTCtcacagaaagagagatgatCTCCCATCATAAAATACACCTCTACCCAACACTCCAAATCAATAATGGGGTTTGTCACTGTACAGTAACAAGAACAGCAAGGATTTCAGTGAAGCCAGGCCAAACTAAACAGATAACACATCAGACACTTTGTTCAATAAAAGAAAGAGATGGGCTTTAAATATGTAGTTAATGGCCTGACCTTATTTTGAGTACATTTGGGAAACTTTACACATGAGGGTAAAGTCTGAGCCAAGTGGATTTATTAATCATCACAAGGCTCCAAGTGTCCGGGGGAGTCCAGAACAAAGAAGCACAGACAGCAGAACAAACCTCTACAGAATTATTGCTTTGCCTCTCTACACTCATCAAGACACAAGAGCACTGTCTTTTGAAGTTTCTTCAATACACAACAGCTCATCTGAAGCAGCTTCAACTCTAGGAGTGGTTTCTTCGAGTCGCTGTAGCAGATCGTCTGAATTGGCCTCTGCAAACTATCTTCACCAGCATGCAATGTATTTTCTATCTGCCTGCAGCTACAGTAAAGCTcacactttaaatgttttactgcacctttgtgaaagagagagtgggaTTTTCTACGATTTCATCATTCACCAAAAAGACTAACATTTAGACTGATAGTCCCTCCCTGAGCCGTCGTGCCCTCTGCTGTCATCACGCTGTGACCCAAACATGGGTCCCTGAAGACAACAGGACATGTGTCACAATTGTGACAATTCCACTtgtcatccaggtttttattcagACAATCCTTGTCTCAAGGACCACATACCCTGACCCTGATCGCTTACTTGGAATATAAAGTTTGACGAAAATCCACATGATCCACCCACGTTACCTCCCTCTGCCGTTTGCTGGATGTAGAGGGGGAGTGAAGAAGAAACAAGCTGCAGGGTTGAGGTGAAGTGGGCGCACTGGgtctgaagaaaagaaaaaaaatcctgcatggCTTTGAAACTGTGAGACGACTAGGGGAGGTTTAGTGAGTGGGGCTCAGAAATTTGTGAACAGACAGAGCTGCTCAGGCCGTGTATCCATGGCAACCATCTCAGGACCAGCTTAAGTCCTTGTTGAGGTCTTTTGTTTCTCCAGAGGAAGTGATTAAAGGAGGTAAAAGTGAGAAACTCGAGAACAGAGGATGAGTCTGGCCCTTCTGACACTTCTTCTCCGTCAGCGGAACTTTTGAAAAATCTTTCTCATTGCAAACATCAATGGACAGTGTCTCACTATTTGGCCACAAAACACCAGCCCTGCTATCTGAGAGCACTCTGGGGCTCCTGACGCTGGGACTGAACCGCATCCCGAGGCTCGAACGCTAATGAGCTGAGATCATTACGCCAATTATTTTAACTTAGATCAGGACTTGGCTGTGACTGCGCGGAGGAACTAGGACCCTCTCCCAGACTAATTGCTGGCTTGGGAAAAAGAGGATGAGCACAACAAAAGGAGTTTGAAGCGGGGTTTGGAAGAGTCCACTGCTGATCTCTGGTTACAATCCATCAAGTTGTTGTGCATGAGGCTACAGCAGGAGAAAGCTGCGCCACTTAAGTCAATACTGTTAAATACTTCTGCTCATGACGAGCACATTTCAGAGAATTACAGCAGTTGAGTCACGGTGACAAAGGTAAAGTCACAGTTAAGTTGATTCAATACTGAAGTTTGCTTCTGATTCTTGTCAGTTCCATTTACAATATTGATATCTAGCTAGTGGTCACTTCTCCAGAAAAATATTCAGTCTACGAAAATATACAAATCTTCATATTTaggataaataatattttcagaTGATGTTTTAGCCATTTTAGCTTAATTATGGACTAATCCTAATCATCAAACAAATTggttttcttttacttaattGATTGAGTAAGCCGTTAATTTTCAACTCTATGATGCTTATTCTCATAATgctattatttttatattggggaaaacatttttttatgaataaaaacctggaaagggccccccccccaaagagtttcaaactgttttaaatcTCTCAGATCGCAAAAATATTTTGCGATCTGAGACACATGAAATGTCAGTGCCATGGGTTTTTCTTATATGACCAAATTAACCCATTAAATTTGATTAAGATCTGTGATGGTGCAGACAAAAAGAGATGACTTACATATGTTTGAGCAAATAGTTTCTCATATAATAAACATATCTGGTACAAATGTCCCTGTCCCAAAAATACAGTAACGTTCTGTcttgaataataatgatattaccTTAATAAAAATTCCTCAACTCTATGCCGCATTTTTTCCTCAGTGCATTAAAGTGTGTCCATTCCATGTGGCTTCAGATCATCAGTTTGATGTGACAGACATGCACTGTTCATCGTTCACTATCAACTTGCAATTTAACAGACGCATGTTTCTATAGACAACATCTGCCCGTTTCCATACCTAAGTGCTTAACAGCTTCAAGATGCTACTGTACTTGTTCTGTCCCGTCTGTTCAgtattgggggaaaaaaagactcACAATAACCTTGGGTTAAAATGTAAGAAGCAGGACCACATGAGTTCGGAGACCCCCATGGAGGGAGCAGGGTTAGGTATCAGGAAAACAGATCCAGCAGATATTATTTCCTGCTGCTTATAGACACTGCAGAAGTTTGGGAATGGATGAGTTCTCACAGGCAACAGATGGAGTGTGGGAAAACATCTCATGAACAGATCAAACTTACTTAGCAGCACTGGAGTGACAACAGAGGAGACCTCAGCAACTATCAAACTCAAGGAAACGCTCAGAGCCTGCCTATAACACTGATTTTTAAGAAACTCAATGTGCAGATCAGGAAGCTGCTGTGAAAACCCCTCTATAAAGTCAAGCCAGTCAACTTATGGTCAGAACACAAGCAAATTACAATAAGCAGTTGAGGGATCTGGCTGAGACCGTAGATATCGATTAGCTTGTTATTGCAAAACCTTGTTTTTTAGATAAGAATGTGATCAGTGCCATTAGTGGTTAACCATGTTTATTCCTATgattaaaatattttgtatttattgaaatgtgattctttactgataatatattgaaAAGTTTTGAAAGATCTGCAGTCTCATAGACTCAAAAATGATGCTCTGGTGTAGGACTACATCTCatgacattaaaataaacaacccCAACACAAACTTGGATAATATTGGGTGACATCTGtatccacaaaacacaccaCACCCTGTCCAGATGTGCTGTGATAATATTCaggggaaaacacaaacattagttGGGGCCAAACTCCTCTGCATCATGCTGAGCAAAACCAGCAAAAAGACTGAATGTCAATAACACATGTCAAACCGCTAACATGACTATGAAGGGTAAAAACAACCTTTTTTAAGGGCATGAATGGAATTATTTAAACCATCATGGGCCGGATCTGGACTGCTCAGATTGGGGGGGCAATTAGAAATTTGGAGTGGGCACCTTTTCACACAGTGGACTTAGAGTTGAGAGTTTTTCTAAGTTTTAAAGAATGCGTCAAGCTGTGAACGGACTGCAATTAAACACAACTCTGATTAAGCTTAATGATAAATGTCAAatatgttaaaggtccagtgtgtaagatttaggtgaaagggatctattggcagaaatttactgtagaataatcctcatgatgttttcactagttggtttcatctacattgtgtgaattgtagttttctttaccccagaaaagaccctttatatttaaatactttatatttacatggagggggtcctcactacagaggccgccatgtttttttacatcagtcaagactggacaaactaaacaccttttgagtttttatgacaactgaagctaccacaggacAGGAACTGAAGACAGCACCAAAAATGAACCTTATTTCCCCTGGGGAGCTGAGTGAGGTCGATCCATCCAAGATCAGTTGTAATCAGATAATAGTTTTTGGAAATCCAGGCTTGTGTCCAACCAGCAATTCAGAAATCAAAGAAATTCTGACGGGGCGAATGGAACAAACGTGATTGGCAGATTCAAATGGCTGTGGGCAGTGCCCACCCCTGCCAATGAGAATGGGTTGACCTGCTGAGGCGAGGTGCTCGTCTAAACTCGGTTTAAAAGAATGACACTAGCGCCATCTAGCGGCCAACTACTTCACAATATATGCTctacctgattttttttttttttttttacaagtaaaataattgaGTAAAGTTCCAAAGATAAAATGCTGGTTTCAACAAGCtatcatttaattaaaatgctgTGTGCTGGGTATTTACCTTTCTAGGGTCATCATAAAAAACTCCAATGGATGAGAGCTTTGGTCCGATCCTGTGGGACTCGTTTAAAAGTGGTCCGCACGCTTTGTACGGTCCCTCTGTGAACTTGTAGGCGAACGTGATCTTCTTAATGGGAGCAGAGCCGGTGAGCACCGTGATGCCAGACAAGAGGCCGGAGTACAACACACAAGCAGCCGCTGTGAGGACACTGAGCAACAGGctgagcagcacacacacccCGAGCCAGTCCATGATGCGGCGGCTCCCTGAACACAGCTCGTACCGTCAGTCAACACACATGTTTAGAGACATGTTTAACACACGACGTTGCGTGGTTTTCACAGGACACGTGTTCttagtgttttgtgtgtttcaccGAACGAGCAAGCGCCAACATTACACACAGGACTTCCTGGAATGTACCATGTACGCAGACCGgaggggggattttttttttccggtttttttttggttttcagtGTAAAGTCAATAATCGCAGTAtacaatattaatacaatacTTTGCTTGTAGAAATGCAATTCGGTCCTACAATTAACAAGTCAAGTTCATTTATATCGCAGAGTTCACTCAACAAGTGTCAACTCAATGTGTTTACTACAATACCTGAGTGCAGTACCTCAATACTGAAATATAACTAATGTGGCACCATGGATCATTTCTCTACTTGGTGTCAATATAGAtagttattttagtttttatatcAAAATAATCAATGAATATagcttttttgtgtttgtttaaaatgacatgtaaaaatatgtgttgtttgtgtaaGATATTGTCTGTATAGCATTGTGCCATGTCCTTGTGTGTCCTTGGTTTCACAGTGAATCATAGTGTAATTACCTGAAAACTTCTTATTTAAAcagtaattcattatttaaaaatgattagaAGGACAAAAAAACACTCCATCtatcttttattgttttgttttttatatcacaGCCAGCATGCTTAACACGCTAAAGTGAACAAGTAAAAAGACTCATATTTTATGACTTCTTGTTACTGTATGACATTGACGTCCTCCTCACTCCTGTGTATCCTTGgactgaaacaacagaaaaaaatagaatGTAAAACATTAAACCTTATCATCTCAATTTGCTCAAATGAGCGCTCctggaaatgtaattaaagtCAGATTTTTACCTTGATGATCTCCCGACTCTTGACCCTCAGCTTGTTGACCTGAGACTCGGCGATGTCGGCTCGCTCCTGAGCCTCCTCCATCTCGTGCTGAACCTTCCTGTACCTGGACAGGTGACTGTTGGCCTGTTCCTCCTGTTTTAAAAGGCATACTGAGGTCAAAATGTGTTGACTGACATTTGCATGACACGTCTCATTATGAGGATTAAGTGTACTCACAGCCTCCTCAGCTTGTCGCTTGTAAGATTtcactttgagctgcagcttGTCCACTAGATCCTGAAGTCTGGAAATGTTCTTCTTGTCCTCTTCAGTCTGTTGCAAATCAGGAATGACAATCATGATTCAACTGTCTTAATTACTGCAGATTATTAGGATTATGGTAGTTTAATAATTAGTGATTCAAATTGTAGTTGACCTGATAACTGAGTTCCTTTACTCTTCTTTCATATTTTCGCACTCCCTTGATAGCATCAGCACCGCGCCTCTGTTCAGCATCTACTTCTGCCTCCAGTTCACGAACCTTGAATGAAGAAGTATGCAatgatttaaaagttaaaatgtcaTCCTCTTGTACCGTAAATATGAATGGGTAAGTCTGTGTGCCACTTACCCTAGCCTCCAGTTTCTGGAGCTGCTTCTTGCCGCCCTTCATGGCCAGATTCTCAGCTTCATCAAGGCGATGCTGCAGGTCCTTCACTGTCACCTCcatgttcttcttcatcctctccaaATGAGAGCTGGTGTCCTGCTCCTTCTTCAGTTCCTCTGCCATCATGGCCGCCTGATATTTTGAAGAATTTCAGATTGTTTAAACTGTCGAAGaacttaaatgtaaaaaatgatgACTGACATATGTTATGATATTCACATCAGTGATGGCCTTCTTGGCCTTCTCTTCAGCATTTCTTGCTTCCTGAACAGCATCCTCTACTTCACCCTGGATCTGAATGAGGTCAGCCTCCAACTTCTTCTTGGTGTTGATGAGGCTGGTGTTCTgatagaaaaatatttttgatcaTAAGGTATACTGTAAATGTTAGGTTGCTAGGGGTCCCACATTGCTTGACCCTTTATTTACCTGAGAGTGCAGGAGTCCCACACGCTCACTGGCATCAATCAGCTCCTGTTCAGCCACTTTGCGGCCTCTCTCCGTCTGCTCCAGTGCAGCTCTCAGCTCCTCGATCTCAGCCAGCATCAGGTTGTTCCTGCGCTCCACCATGGCCACCTGCTCCTTCATGTCTTCCTGACCTCTGATCGCTTCATCAAGGTGCAGTTGTGCATCCTAAATtaatcataaaaacacatttacaatgcAGCTGAAATAAAGTCAGCTTTACTTACAGTTTTCTTTGGCACCACACCTTAAGCTGCCCCTGCACGTTTCTCAGCTGTTTCTGGGCTTCAGCTGCCTGGCGGTTTGCATGGCTCAGCTGAATCTCCATCTCATTCAggtctccctccatcttcttcttgaTTCTCATGGCATCGTTCCTGCTCCTGACCTCAGCGTCCAGCGTGGTCTGCATGGACTCGATCACTCTCTGGCTGTTCCTCTTGATTTGCTCCATCTCCTCGTCCTTCTCCGCGAGCTTCCTGTCAATTTCACTCTTGACTTGGGTGAGCTCCAGCTGGACACGCAGGATCTTGGACTCCTCATGCTCTAGAGTAGCCTtgacacaaaatatatttatgttgcATAGGTCCAGCattattaaagttgtttttaaaaagagatgtTTTGTCCGACAGTACCTCTGCCTCTTCAAGTGAAGTTTGGAGTTCagacttttctgtttctgcagtcTTTTTGCCTTTCTCCAATTCATGAATGGTTTTTCCAGTCTCACCAATTTGCTCAGTTAAATCAGAGATCTCCTCTGTAAGAAACATAACGTATATGTTGTTTAAGTATGTCTGATATAATGAATTATGAtagaataatatatatatatatctatagatatatatatatatataaaacagtaCTGTTATAAAGTCACAGACCCTACACAGTATACCTGTTGGCCCACTGGGGGGCACACTTTTCATAACCCTTCCTTTTATACAAAGCATTTGTAATGGCTTTCCTAAAGGTCAGTGTATAaaggaaagtgtgtttttaaaatgtttcatacGTTGCAGGTTCTTGTTCTCCCTCTTCAGAGTCTCCAGGTGATCCAGAGCTTCTTCATATGAATTTTTCAGCTTGAACATCTCAGTGCTCAAAGAACGAGCCTCCTTCAGAGATCCCTCCAGCTCGGCCTGGCTCTCCTCATACTTCTGCTTCCACTCTGCAAGAacctgaaaacattaaaaagaccCATATTTTTAGCAATACATAATTCAGTGGCCTTCATTATAAAGCAttaagaagaaataaaacaatctcaCCTTGTCAAAGTTCCTCTGCTTCTTGTCGAGGTTAGCAGCCAGAGAATTAGCTCTCTCCACATCGATCATCAGGTCCTCCACTTCAGCCTGCAGTCTCTGTTTGGTCTTTTCCAGAGAGGCACATTTAGCATTCACAGCCTCGATGGATTCCTCTGCATCCTGAAGACGCTGAGCGAGCTTTTTCCTGTTAGAATAGATAGGAAATAGGTTCATGAAAACTTGTGGGTACATGTGGAAACCAATGTGACTTCAGGACTGTCCATTACttggcctcctccagctcctcagtgCGCTGAATGGCATCAGTCTCGTATTTGGTTCTCCACTGAGCCACCTCGCTGTTGGCCTTGGACATCGCTCGCTGCAGCTCAGCCttggcctcctgctcctcttcataCTGCTCTCTGAGCAGGTCACAGTCATGACGGGAAGACTGAACAGCATGAGCCAGGGCGTTCTTGGCCTTACAATGACAAACGAAACCATTTTTATTAAGATGATTTTTTGTCTGTCTCAATTCAAACGATTAACTCTTTAGTTGTGCCACACTGCACTTCTCTgaagtctgtttttttaatatacacaTACTTTAACTTCCTCTTCAACGTGCCTCTTGAGCTCTTCAATCTGCTGGGTGTAAGCCTGCTTGCTCCGTGTTAGCTGAGAGACCAGGGCTTCTTTCTCCTCTATCTGGCGACTGAATTCACCTAAAAGGCaacagcaaattaaaatgtaatccTAATGCAATATTGCCATGAATTGCAAATACGACTAATTGGCATTAGAAAACTATACAtagaatatttcttttttttctcaccattCTCTGTTTGCAGTCTTGCCCTTTGAACTCCAATATCATTCAATTGTCGCACATGTTCTTCATTTCTGGTCTTAAACTCACTCAATTGATCCTCAAGTGTACGACACATCTTCTCCAGATTggccttaaattaaaaaaatgtgttgatgaaGTAAAGCAACATCATCTCTCTCTGAGAGAGCTGAGCTTTTAAGGTTTTTACTTTACCTTTGCTTTGGCAACAGTCtccatgttgctgctgaggTCGTCGATCTCCATCTTGAattcacttttctctttctccagctTCTGTTTGATTCTCTGGAGGTTATCGATCTGCTCTCCCAGCTCCGCCGTGCTGTCAGCCTGCTTCTTGCGCAGAGCTGCAGCCGTGGCCTCGTGCTGCAGGGTGGACTCTTCGAGATCACGCCGCAGCTTCAGAAACTCTGCCTCACGCTTCTTGTTCATCTCAATCTGAACGGACGTTGCTCCTCCGGCCTCTTCGAGCCTCTCGCTGATCTCTTCAAGTTCCCTGGAGAGATCAGCCCTCTGCTTCTCCACCTTGGCCCGAGCAGCTCTCTCAGCCTcgatctcctcctccagctcttcaaTACGAGCCTAATATTGTCCAAAACACAGATGAACACAACAACATTCTAATATCCTTTCTTCAAATCTGGGCCGTCCA includes:
- the LOC109638454 gene encoding testis-expressed protein 264 homolog, with protein sequence MDWLGVCVLLSLLLSVLTAAACVLYSGLLSGITVLTGSAPIKKITFAYKFTEGPYKACGPLLNESHRIGPKLSSIGVFYDDPRKVPGPQCRCAIGSILSEGENKADEELLKRYETSGFNVYTFPEVTHVVTTSLPHKTFFSILLRVWKVYPQLELYIKERRLCAHPFLEIYREGQIQFMAPLARQGDFYVPEARQVERRLSEQEEPHSDTDISGADSNSEYSSGSGVLLSDSRETSPAGSLVHSVEEEDGDNRGRSSRGASLKELDPELAGRPESEEREARLRGDSVQKSLEVPTQQWLGVVGGEE